A genomic segment from Polyangium mundeleinium encodes:
- a CDS encoding PilZ domain-containing protein yields the protein MERRIGPRALCDYPLVAIVDGHRHACRAVDLSVSGLVFETPRTLVDRELSMITAFELDVGAGRPIRLRGRPIWMKDRLQAIRFVSMNDADRLTLAEQLDRKKILGDPLH from the coding sequence TGCGACTATCCCCTGGTTGCCATCGTGGATGGTCATCGCCACGCGTGCCGCGCCGTCGACCTCTCGGTGAGCGGGCTCGTCTTCGAAACACCGCGGACCCTCGTGGATCGGGAGCTCAGCATGATCACCGCGTTCGAGCTGGACGTCGGCGCGGGCCGACCGATTCGCCTGCGCGGCCGCCCGATCTGGATGAAAGACCGGCTGCAGGCGATTCGGTTCGTCTCCATGAATGACGCCGACCGGCTCACCCTCGCCGAGCAGCTCGATCGGAAGAAGATCCTCGGCGACCCCTTGCATTGA